A DNA window from Arachis duranensis cultivar V14167 chromosome 3, aradu.V14167.gnm2.J7QH, whole genome shotgun sequence contains the following coding sequences:
- the LOC107477853 gene encoding uncharacterized protein LOC107477853: MGVTPFHHFILEVQLPKHFNKPTNMRYDGTQDPQEHLTAFEARKNLEGVGDEVRCHAIPITLAGPAIRWFNTLPQGSVTTFADITRTFLAQFTTRIAKAKHPINLLGVTQRSREPTRKYLDRFNDECLEIDGLTASVTSLCLTNGFLNKDFRKYLTTKPVWTMQEIQNVARKYINDEEVSQVVAANKRQPTYNHARQPSNREKPKEHSKNGAPAKTYKPFSWVRKFTNYTPLTAPIVDVYQQIADKGILSKPQPLKDRTGGNKNLYCDYHKGFGHKTQDCFDLKDALEQAIREVRRDIAPRSKSVCKKDGKVLAISSSSSVPPSRKVPSILFGPEDQWIDGLLENPPMVITTRVGTSLVKRILVDTCADSNIKFRNVFDPLGLRDNDLNTHQHGVVGLGDHFIKPDGRVSLPVFIRGGQGKRSVMVDFVGLRDSMAYNLILGRDTINEFGAVICTKLLMMKFLADDGSVGSIRGDLEMAVTCDNASLSLRKKSKEASRAFLADLDARVDDKPRSEPEGDLEKFRVGYSEKKFTFVNRNLPHNLKEPLEEMIRANGNLFVWTPADMPGIDLQFMSHHLAVKAEAKPVAQRRRKMSEERVDEVARGYVLLQGDAVWDEKRGNNLSEDGE; the protein is encoded by the exons ATGGGGGTAACCCCCTTCCACCACTTCATCCTCGAAGTCCAGCTACCAAAGCACTTCAATAAGCCAACGAACATGAGGTATGATGGTACCCAAGACCCCCAAGAACACCTAACGGCCTTCGAGGCCAGGAAGAACTTGGAGGGTGTGGGTGACGAAGTAAGATGTCACGCCATTCCCATAACATTGGCGGGGCCGGCAATCCGTTGGTTCAACACTCTCCCCCAAGGTTCCGTGACAACCTTTGCTGACATAACTCGCACTTTCCTGGCTCAGTTCACTACGCGCATTGCCAAGGCGAAGCACCCGATAAACTTGCTAGGGGTGACACAAAGAAGCAGGGAACCGACCAGGAAGTACCTGGATAGGTTTAATGATGAATGTTTGGAGATTGACGGCTTGACCGCCTCAGTGACCAGTTTATGCTTGACGAATGGGTTTTTGAACAAAGATTTCAGGAAGTATCTTACCACCAAACCCGTGTGGACGATGCAGGAAATTCAAAATGTGGCTAGGAAATATATCAACGATGAGGAGGTTAGCCAAGTCGTGGCAGCCAACAAGCGGCAACCCACCTATAACCATGCTCGTCAGCCCAGTAACAGGGAAAAACCTAAGGAGCACTCCAAGAATGGAGCTCCAGCAAAAACCTACAAGCCGTTCTCCTGGGTAAGGAAGTTTACCAACTACACTCCCCTGACAGCCCCGATCGTCGACGTGTATCAGCAGATAGCTGACAAAGGCATCTTGTCGAAGCCCCAACCTCTCAAAGATAGAACTGGAGGGAACAAAAACCTCTATTGCGACTACCATAAGGGCTTTGGTCACAAGACCCAagattgttttgatctaaaagaCGCCCTGGAGCAGGCGATTCGGGAAG TCAGAAGGGACATTGCCCCCAGGTCAAAGTCGGTATGCAAGAAAGATGGCAAAGTTTTGGCTATATCATCATCTAGTTCCGTACCTCCCTCCAGGAAGGTACCGTCAATATTATTCGGACCTGAGGACCAATGGATTGACGGCTTGCTGGAGAACCCTCCTATGGTGATCACAACTAGAGTGGGAACTAGCCTGGTAAAGCGAATCCTGGTAGACACCTGTGCGGATTCGAACATCAAGTTCCGCAATGTGTTTGATCCTCTAGGCCTCCGAGACAATGACCTGAACACCCACCAACACGGAGTGGTCGGTTTGGGTGATCACTTTATCAAACCTGATGGCAGAGTCTCCTTACCCGTATTCATAAGAGGAGGACAAGGGAAGAGGTCAGTAATGGTGGACTTCGTGGGCCTAAGAGACTCCATGGCCTACAACCTCATCTTAGGAAGAGACACTATCAATGAGTTCGGAGCAGTGATTTGTACAAAGCTATTGATGATGAAGTTTCTTGCTGACGATGGGTCAGTTGGATCCATCAGGGGAGATTTAGAAATGGCAGTCACATGCGATAACGCCAGCCTCTCCCTAAGAAAGAAATCTAAAGAGGCATCCAGAGCCTTCCTAGCCGATCTAGATGCCAGGGTTGACGACAAGCCCAGGTCAGAACCGGAAGGAGACCTCGAGAAGTTTAGGGTCGGATATTCGGAGAAAAAGTTCACCTTCGTGAACAGAAACCTCCCTCATAACCTGAAAGAACCTTTGGAAGAAATGATCAGAGCTAACGGCAATCTGTTCGTCTGGACACCAGCCGACATGCCGGGGATTGACCTCCAGTTCATGTCACACCACCTAGCTGTGAAAGCAGAAGCCAAGCCGGTGGcacagagaagaagaaaaatgtccGAGGAAAGAGTTGACGAGGTCGCCAGGGGGTACGTACTGTTACAAGGTGATGCCGTTTGGGATGAAAAACGCGGGAACAACCTATCAGAGGATGGTGAATAA
- the LOC107477854 gene encoding pentatricopeptide repeat-containing protein At4g16835, mitochondrial-like, with amino-acid sequence MYYSGLVRNFVLTLSKRHVSSSSGLGCGSTMLVTPLPSQFNQSMFNNVVASNKLIANYLRLGDMDSALQVFDKMTVKSTVTWNSILAGYAKNLGNFEVVRQVFDKIPEPNSVSYNIMLACYLNNFGIHRARAYFDVMPVKDTASWNTMISGYAQIGLMGEARMMFLAMPEKNTVS; translated from the coding sequence ATGTATTATTCAGGGCTTGTTAGGAACTTTGTTTTAACGCTGAGTAAACGCCACGTGTCCTCCTCCTCCGGCCTCGGTTGTGGCTCCACCATGTTAGTAACCCCACTCCCATCACAGTTCAACCAGAGCATGTTCAACAATGTCGTTGCCTCCAACAAGCTCATCGCCAattaccttcgattgggtgacaTGGATTCTgctctccaagtgtttgataaaatgacAGTGAAGAGCACCGTTACTTGGAACTCTATCCTTGCTGGCTACGCCAAGAATCTTGGGAATTTTGAAGTTGTACGCCAAGTTTTTGATAAAATTCCTGAACCGAATAGTGTGTCTTATAATATCATGCTGGCGTGTTatttgaacaattttggcatccaCAGAGCCCGTGCTTACTTTGATGTAATGCCTGTGAAGGATACGGCGTCTTGGAACACGATGATCTCAGGTTATGCTCAGATTGGATTGATGGGCGAGGCGCGCATGATGTTCTTGGCAATGCCAGAGAAAAATACTGTCTCATAG